CGCCGACGTGGCGGCACTGATCTCGCAGGTTCGTGGCGACAAGGCGTCGGCGATCTTTGTCGAGAACATCACCAATCCGCGCCTTGTCGAGCAGATTTCGGCCGAAACCGGTGTCAAGGTCGGCGGCACGCTCTACTCCGACGCCTTGTCCAAGGCCGACGGCCCGGCCGCGACCTATATCGAGATGATGAAATCCAACATCGCCACCATCAAGGGCGCGATCCTCGGCAGCTAGGCCTGCCCGCATGAAGCACCGGCGGCCCGAGCGATCGGGCTGCCGCACGACCCGACCAGCCTGCCCGACCAGCCGGAATGAAGGCGGGGCGCAAAACCTCGCCTTTTTCCTGAACTGCATTTGTTATGTAATAACATTTATGAGGACAAGATGAAACATCTGCTCGCCACCACATCCGCGCTCGCCGTCCTGCTGGGGGTCGCCGCGGCGCCCGCGCTCGCCGAGGAACAAACCGCATGGCGGCTGTTCGTCTCCGATCATGCCGCGCCGGTCATTCATGCCCTCGACATGGACACCGGCAAGACGATCGAGACCTTCAACGTCAAGGCGCCGACAAGCCTCTACCGCTCCGACAGCGGCCGCAGCATCTTTGCCGTGCAAGGCAAGGGCGACGTGATCTCGGTGCTGTCGAGCGGCATCTCCTTCGGCGACCATGGCGACCACGGCGACATCAAGGTCGAGGCGCCACGGCTGCTCGACGTCGCCTTCGAGGGCAAGAAGCCGTCGCATTTCGTCGATCATGACGGCGACATCGCCCTGTTCTTCGACGGCGAAGGCAAGGCGCGCGTCACCCGCGAAGCCGACATACTGGACGGCAAGCCGGCCATCCGCGAGGTGGCGACCGATGCCCCCCATCATGGTGTCGCCGTCGCCCTTGGCGACGACGTGCTGATATCGGAACCAAACACGGACAAACCCGACGAACTGCCGGTCGGCATTCGTGTCGTCGACCGTGCCGGCGCGACTGTCGGCGCTGTCCATGCCTGCCCCGACCTGCATGGCGAGGCATCGTCAGGCAACCTCGTGGCCATTGCCTGCGCCGCAGGGCTCCTGATCACCAGCGGGGACGGCAAGATTGAGCTCTTGCCTTATGACAAGGCCTTGCCGGAGGGCAAATCGACGACACTCGTCGGCGGTCGCGGACTGCAATATTTCCTCGGCAATTATGGCCCAAGTGCTGTCGTGCTGATCGATCCCAAATCCGAGCAGGCGTTCCGGCTGATCGACCTGCCGACGCGCCGGGTGCATTTCACCGTCGATCCGGTGCGGGCGAAATTCGCCTATGTCTTCACCGAGGACGGCCAGTTGCACCGCATCGACGTGGTCGGGGGCAAGATCGACGCCTCGCTCAAGCTGACCGAGCCCTACTCCATGGACGGCCATTGGAGCGATCCGCGCCCGCGCATCGCGGTTGCCGGCAGCCGCATCGTCGTCTCCGACCCGCTCAAGAGCGTGCTGCATGTCGTCGATGCCGATAGCTTCAAAAAAGGCGACGACATCGCGCTCGAAGGCAAGCCCTTCAATCTCGTTGCCGTCGGCGGCTCCGGCGAAACGCACTGACCGGCACGCGCAGATCCGGCGGCATCCGCCGCCGGTTGTTTCGCCCACGTCCCGGCCGGCGGCATTCGCTGTCGGGCAAATTCCACTCACATCCTGACGGCGGCATATGTCGCCGGCTACCCACATCGAAGGGAGTGACCAATGCCCGTCCCAAACAAGCCGGCACGACTGCCCGTGACAGTGCTCTCCGGTTTCCTCGGTGCAGGAAAGACCACGCTTCTCAATCATATCCTGAACAACCGCGTCGGCCTTCGCGTCGCCGTCATCGTCAACGACATGAGCGAGGTCAATATCGACGCAGCGCTGGTCCGCGACGGCGGCGCCGACCTGTCGCGCACCGACGAACAGTTGGTCGAAATGACCAATGGCTGCATCTGCTGCACCTTGCGCGACGACCTGCTCAAGGAGGTGCGCGCGCTCGCCGGGCAGAACCGCTTCGACTACCTGCTGATCGAATCGACAGGCATTTCCGAGCCCCTGCCCGTCGCCTCGACCTTCCAGTTCCGCGACGAAAACGGCCAAAGCCTGTCCGACGTCGCCCGCCTCGACACGATGGTGACTGTCGTCGACGCCGCCAACCTGCTCAAGGACTATGCGTCGTCAGATTTCCTCCGGGATCGCGGCGAACAGGCCGGCCCCGGCGACGATCGCGCTCTGGTCGACCTTCTCGTCGAGCAGATCGAATTCGCCGATGTCGTCGTGCTCAACAAGGCGTCGTCGGCCAGTGCTGCCGACCGCGACGCCGCGCGCAAGATCGTCTTCGCGCTCAACCCCGATGCCCGGCTGGTCGAGACCGATTTCGGCCGCGTGCCGACGGACACCGTCCTCGGCACCGGTCTGTTCGATTTCGACAAGGCCGAACAGCATCCCTTGTGGTTCAAGGAGCTGAACGGTTTTGGCAATCACATCCCCGAAACCGAGGAATATGGCATCCGCTCCTTCGTCTATCGCGAAAGGCGGCCGTTCGACCCTGAGAAGCTGCACGGCTTCATCAACCGCCAATGGCCCGGTGTGATCCGCGCCAAGGGTTTCTTCTGGCTCGCCACACGGTCCGAATTCGTCGGCGAGATCAGCCAGGCCGGCGCGCTGGTGCGCACCGGCAAGCGTGGCCTGTGGTGGTCGGCGGTGCCGCGCGGACAATGGCCCGACCATCCCGAATGGCATGAAGCGATGAAGCCCTATCTCGACCCGGTATGGGGCGACCGGCGGCAGGAGATCGTCTTCATCGGCTGCCATCCGATGAACGAGGTGCGCATCCGGGCCGAACTCGACGACTGCCTCGTTCAGGCCTCGTCGTTTACGCCAGGCAAATGGCGTGATCTCACCGATCCGTTCCCGTCCTGGCAACGCCCGGCTGCCTGACACAGGCCCAACAGGAGTTGCCCCGCGGCGCCAGCAGTGGCAAGACTGGCGCCGACGCGCCGCCGGAGCGGCCAGCAAACTGTGAGGACGACGATGGAATACCGCCAGATCACCGACGACTATTCGGTTTCGGGCCAGATCACTCCCGATGAAGTTGCCGCCATCAAGGCCGCCGGCTTCAAGAGCGTCATCTGCAACCGCCCCGACGACGAGCAGCCCGGCCAGCCTTCCGCCGACAGCGTCAAGGCCGCCGTCGAAGCCGCCGGCCTTGCCTTCCGCTACATCCCCGTCATCAGCGGCGCCATGACCGGCGACAATGTTGCCGACATGGCCGACGCGCTCGACGAGTTGGACGGTCCGGTGTTCGCCTATTGCCGTTCGGGCACGCGCTGCACCAATCTCTACATGGCGATCCAGCAGAGCAAGGGCTGATCGGCACGGCGACTGGGGCTCATGCTTGGAAGGGTCGTGAGGCCAAAAATTATGGCCGTAAGGACGAGCCATGAACGTCTCAATCGCAGAAGCCAAAGCCAAGTTCTCCGAACTGATCAAGCGGGCGGAGGCCGGCGAAGAAATCATCGTCACGCGTCACGGCAAGGCGGTGGCGACGATCGCTGCTCCGCCCAAAGCCGACACCACACGCGCCAGCCCGATTGGTGCGATGAAGGGGATCTGGATTTGGGACGATTTTGATGAGCTCGGCCCGGAATGGGATGATTATATCAAGTGAGCTGTTCACGGTTCAAGATACCCATGTCCTGCTGTGGGCCGTGAGCAAGGGCTCTCGCCCCATCATAGGGAAATCCGGCATTTTGCCGCCATGACGTGGCGCTGGTCTAAATCCCCAGCCGCTCCACCTCTTCTCCCCTGAAGCGCAGGTCGTAGTCGAGGAAGAACTCGTCGAGTTGCGGCGGCGCGACCGATGTGCCCGACAGCATCGCATGGACCTGGCCGCGATGATGGATCTGGTGGATGAACAGATGCGCCAGCAGGTCGCCGATGCGCTCGGGGATCTGGCCGGCCTCGCCGCGATCCGACAGCACCCGCCTGTCCAGATCGGCTGCACTCAGACCGTCGCAGCAGGCAACCAGCCGCCGGTCGAATTCGGCCTGCGCCGCGGCAAGACTCTGCGCCGTGTCGAAGGCAACAAAACGGTCGAACAGCTTCTGGCCCTCGCCGCCCTCCTCGATCATGTCGAGATAGAACAGGTCGACTTCCAGTATGTGGTTCAGCGTCTCCCTGAGCGAGGGGAAAAAGCTCGTCCGTTCGGCCTCGAGTTCGCCCGGCTGTAGGGCCAGCACGGCGCGGTAGATGCGGTCGTTGGACCACAGATTGTTCCGCGCCATGCGGCTGAAATGGCTGGTCAACTCCATCCGGGCAGCGGTCTCAGGCCGACTCGAACCTGCCGACCTGGCGTTCGATGGCACCGAAGATCGAGTGGCCGGCCTTGTCCTTCATCTCGACGCGCAGCGTGTCGCCGAGCGACACCGACAGCGTTTCCACAGCGCCCCTGACAATGGCGCCGGTGCCGAGCGCGCGGGTTGCGGCGGCTTCAGCGATCAGCTTGGGAAAGCTGGTCCAGACCGAAGTGACGTTGCGCGCGCCGGCAATCAGCGGCAGGTGCATCGCCCCGTCCCAGCCATCGCCCAGTTCGTCGGGGGTGACGGCGACAGGCGACAGCGCCGAAGTGCCGGCCTGGCCGCCATCGAGGATGGTATCGGTGGAAAGCACGATCAGCGCCACCGCGTCCTTCGCCGCCTCTTCGCTCGCCGCCATGGCAACGTCGCCGACGATGACGGCGACAGCGGCTTCGATACTGGCGTCACGGATCTTGCCGGGCAGTTCGATCGGGTCGCGCGGACCGGCGAAGGCATCGCCGCCGCCAAGCCGCTGGTAGGCGCGCGGCAAGGGCGAGTGGGCGTCGTGCTCGTGGAACCGCGACGACGGCACCGCGCCGATTTCGAGCGAGCCGGCCAAGGCCGCGAGATGCGGGGAGATCCGGCGCCAGTCGTCGAGCGCCGCCTGCAGGTTGGGTGCCAGGAACGAGGCATCGGTGTATCGCGTCAGGTCGCGCGAGACGATGACCAGTTTCCCGTCACGCGAACCGTTCTTCAGCGTCGCCAGTTTCATGCACGTCCTCCCGGTTAGGGGGCGTCTTCGCCCTTGTCAGTCACAACAAGCCCGTCGCGACCAATCGTCAAGGGACCATTCCATGTTTTCCTGACAGCTTCGACCCAATCGGCCTCGCCGATGTCGGGATCGTCAGCCGGAATGAGGTGGTTGAGCACAAGGCGGCCGACGCCGGCACGCGCAGCGATGGTGCCCGCCTCGCCGGCCAGGCTGTGGCTTGCCATCAGATGTTCGCGCAACCGCGCGCCGTTGCCGGTGCGTGCGACCAGCCGCTCGACCCCCTCCTCCAGCATCGCCTCATGCAGCAGGATGTCGGCGCCGCGCGCGAATTCCGCCAGAGGCGGGAAATAGGCCGTATCGGCGGAAAAGACGATTGAAGTGCCCTGGTGCTCGAAGCGCAGGGCAAAACACTCGGTGACAGGCGGATGATCGACACGCAGGGCGCGAACCGAAAGATCGCCGTCGCGCATCACCTCACCCTCGCCGAACTCCACCACCTCGACCATCTCGCGCAGATCCGGGCGACCTTCGTCGACGATCCTGATTTCGATGTCGAATTCAAGCGCTTGCACGAAACTCTGCCAGTATCGATTCAATCCGGCCGGACCGAAAAGCCTGACCGGTGTGGCAAGCCCGGCGGTCCAGGCGGTGTGCAGCAACGGCCCGAGCTCGAGCACATGGTCGGAATGGAGATGGGTGATGAAAACGAGGTCGAGCGCCTTGAGGCTGAGACCGGCATCGGTCACGCCGCGCGTCACGCCGAGGCCGCAATCGATCACAATGGTGCGGCCGCCGAGTTGGAGCAGCGTCGAGGTCGGCCACGGGCCGCCTGGCCTGATCGCCGGCCCGCCCTTGGTGCCGAGCAGGACAAGACGGCCGCTCATGCGCCCCTGTCCGGGCGAGCAGCCGGGATCCGGACTTCAGCTTTCATGTCGAACCTCTTTTTGCCTGCGCCCAAGCTAGAGCGCCTGAAGTGACCGAGGCAAGGTCAAAGCGTCAATCGACGCGGCGCGGATATTGCGCGCGTGGCGGGATCCAGTGATGGACAAGTGCCAGCAGCAGCAGGCTGATGCAGCTCAACAACACGACGATGAACAGCGTGCTGCCCTGGTAGGGCGTCGCCGTCGCAACGAGCGGGATGGCGCCTGCCGGCGGGTGGGTGACGCGGAACATCAGCATCAGGGCAATCGAAACACCGACCGCCACGGCCGACACTTCCCACAGGCCGGGGAAAGCCATCGCGGCGGCGACGCCGACCAGCGTGGCGATGAAATAACCGGCGAAGATGTTGATCGGCTGCGCCAGCGGGCTGGCGGGCTGGCCGAACAGCAGGACCGCGGTTGCGCCCAGCGGCGCGATCAGCATCGGCAGGCCGGTGACCGATGCCAGGCCGCCGACGGCCGCCAGGCCGACAATCGCGCCCGATCCCGACTTGACGTGCGAGATCATCTGTCCTTTCGGCTCATGCCGGGCAGTAAGGGTGCGAATGTGACGGCGCATCTGTCTTTCCAGGCCGAAGGGCCCGCTTCAATAGCAAATCAGGGCTTCGGCTGGCAACGTGGCTTTATTCGATTTTTTCTCCCCACAGTGAAAAATCTTTCCCTGACAATCCCCTACCAATCCATGACGACCTTGCCGGAATTGCCGCTGCGCATGGCGTCAAAACCGGCCTGATAGTCGTCGATGCCGATGCGGTGGGTGATCAGGCCGCTGACATCGAGCGGCCCCTGGACCAGCGCGATCATCTTGTACCAGGTCTCGAACATTTCGCGGCCATAGATGCCCTTGAGATGCAGCATCTTGAAGATGACCTTGTTCCAGTCGATTTCGAAACCGGTCGGCGCAATGCCGAGAATGGCGATCTTGCCGCCATTGTTCATGGTGTCGATCATGTCGCGGAAGGCAACCGCCGAGCCCGACATTTCGAGGCCGATGTCAAAGCCCTCGGTCATGCCTTCCTCGCGCATCACGTCGCGCAGCTTTTCCCTGGAGGCGTCGACGACGTGATGGATGCCCATCTTGCGGGCCAGCGCCAGCCGGGTCGGGTTGATGTCGGTGATGACGACCTTTCGGGCACCGACGCATTGGGCGACCAGCGCGCCCATGATGCCGATCGGCCCGGCACCGGTGACCAGCACGTCCTCGCCGACGAGATCGAAGGACAGCGCGGTGTGTACCGCATTGCCGAGCGGGTCGAAGATCGCGGCGATCTCGTCGGAGACATCGTCGGGGATCGGCACGACATTATGCTGGGGAATGGCGACATATTCGGCGAAGGAGCCCGGCCGGTTGACGCCGACTCCAAGCGTGTTGCGGCACAGATGTCCCCGCCCGGCCCGGCAATTTCGGCAATGGCCGCAGACGATATGGCCTTCGCCCGAGACGCGCTGGCCGACCTTGTAGTCGTTCACCCCGGCGCCAAAATCAGCGACGGTGCCGACAAATTCGTGCCCTGTCACCATCGGCACCGGCACGGTCTTCTGCGCCCATTGATCCCAATTGTAGATGTGCACGTCAGTTCCGCAGATCGCCGACTTCCTGACCTTGATCAGCACGTCGTTGGGGCCGACCTCCGGCACCGGCACTTCCTCCATCCAGATACCCGGTTCAGCCTTCGCCTTTACCAGCGCTCGCATCATGTTCGACATCGTCTTGTCCTTGGAATCGCTTGATCCGGAATCGCTTTTGACCGTTCCGCTGCCTTAGGAAACCACCCCGAGCTCACGCCCGACCTCGCCAAACGCCGTTATCGCGCGGTCGATATCGGCTGTCGAATGCGCCGCCGACATCTGCGTGCGAATGCGCGCCTGGCCCTTGGGGACCACCGGGAACGAAAAGCCGATGACATAGATGCCGCGCTTTAGCATCCGGGCGGCCATCTCCTGGGCCACCGTCGCATCGCCGAGCATGACCGGGATGATCGGGTGGTCGGCGCCGGCGAGCGTGAAGCCGAGCTTGCCCATGCCCGAGCGGAAGTGCCGGGCATTGGCATCGAGCTTTTCGCGCAAGGCCCCGCCCCCGGCGATCATGTCGAGCACCTTGATCGAGGCGCCGGCGATGGCAGGCGCAAGCGTGTTGGAGAAGAGATAGGGCCGCGAGCGCTGGCGCAGCCAGTCGACGACCTCGCGCCTGGCCGAGGTGTAGCCGCCGGAGGCGCCGCCCAGCGCCTTGCCGAGCGTGCCGGTGATGATGTCGACCCGGCCCTCGACGCCGCAATGCTCCGGGGTGCCGCGCCCGTTCCGGCCGACGAAACCGACGGCATGGCTGTCGTCGACCATCACCATCGCGCCGTATTTGTCGGCAAGGTCGCAGATACCTCTGAGATTGGCGATGATGCCGTCCATCGAGAACACGCCGTCGGTGGCGATCAGCTTGAAGCGGCTGCCCTCGGCTTTCCTCAACTCCTCCTCGAGTGCCGCCATGTCGTTGTTGGCGTAGCGAAAACGCCTGGCCTTGGAGAGCCTGACGCCGTCGATGATCGAGGCGTGGTTGAGCGCGTCGGAGATGATGGCGTCTTCTTCGCCGAGCAACGTCTCGAACAGCCCGGCATTGGCATCGAAACAGGAGGAATAGAGGATCGTGTCCTCCATGCCGAGGAAGCCGGAGAGCCTGGCCTCCAGTTGCTTGTGCTCTTCCTGCGTGCCGCAGATGAAGCGCACCGAGGCCATGCCGTAGCCATAACGGTCGAGTGCGGTCTTGGCCGCGTCGCGCAGTTCGTGGCTGTCGGCGAGGCCGAGATAGTTGTTGGCGCAGAAATTCAGCACCTTTTCGCCGCCGACTTCGATTTCGGCACCCTGCGTCGAGGTGATGACCCGCTCCGACTTGTAGAGGCCGGCGGATCGGAGGCCGGACAGTTCCGTCTGGAGATGGGAGAGGAAAGCACTTGTCATCGCGTCATGTCCCGTTCGTTGCCCTGATATGGCGGCAAGACTTGGCCGATACTACAGGAAATACGACCCGAGAGGTCGATCATCCCTGGCGCAGGATGCGGCCAAGCCGGGCCACCTTGCAACGGGCACGTTTGACGAGAAAAGAGCCGGCCGGGACGACCGGCTCTTCAAGACTTGGTCAGGACAGCGGCGCGCCGATGATGTCGATGCCGTTGCGAGCACAGGCCTCGGTGAGCGCCTTGATGGCCTCAGGCGTCGGCGCAAGCTGAGGCGGAAACTCCGCCTTGTCTGTGGGCACGCCGATTTCCCGCACCAGGCGCTCGAAGTCGCCGCGCGTGGTGACGGTCAGGCAGCGGGCGCCCTCGGCGGATTCGACGCGATAGCTGTGCGGAACACCCTTCGGCGCCATCATGATCTGGCCGGCGCGGCCGTAGAGCTCCTTGCCGCCGACATTGAAGCGCATCACGCCTTCGAGGATATGGAACACCTCGTCCTCATTGACGTGGATGTGGAGCGGCGGCGACGAGCCGTAGGGCATCAGATGTTCGATGACGCTGATCGTGTCGGCTCCCGCCTGACCGGATAGCTTGATGGTTGCCAGGGAGCCGGCGAACCACAGCAATTCGCCGTCACTGTCGGTCTTCGCATGCATGGTCATTGTGTGTCCTTTCGAGCAACGCGGTCTGAAAAGCCGCGGTGCCACCGATCTAAGCGGCGACCGTATCCGTTCGAATTCAGCGAAACCGAACGCTGTATCTGAAACCTGAAACAATTCGCACCATATACGAAAGCAAAAGAACTCCTCTCGCGAGAGCCGAGCTTGTCGGGAAAACGACGCGGGCACGTGCCGTTTCCTTCGTCGCGATGGTCGTCCGCCCGGTTTATCCTTCGCCGAGATCAGTCTGCGCCGAGGGGACAACATGGCCGACGCGAGCATTTCAGGCATCCGCATCTACAGGCAATGGCAGCCGTTTCGCGACGGCACCTATCGCTGCTCGGGCGGGCGCAGCGCCGAGGGCTTCGATTCGACCATCGTCGAGGTCACCAGCCGCGACGGCGCCAGGGGCTATGGCGAAATGGCGCCGCTCGGCAGTTTCTACGACCCGGCCTTTGCCGCTGGCGCCCGCGAAGCGATGAAGGAACTGGCGCCGCAGTTGCTCGGCTGCGCGGCATCAGGCATCGAGGCGCTCAACCGGCGCATGGAGCTGTTGCTCAAGGGCCATCCTTACGCCAAGTCGGCCATCGACATGGCGCTGTGGGACCTGGCCGGCAAACGCGCCGGCCTGTCGCTGGCCGCGCTCTCAGGCGGCGCCGAGGGAGAGCGCCTTGCGCTCTACCGCTCCATCGCCCAGCAGGCGCCCGACGCCATGGCTGTCAGGGCGACAAAATACATCGCCGAAGGGTATCGCCGGCTGCAGGTCAAGGTCGGGCTCGACGTCAATGAGGATATCGCACGGCTGGAGGCGGTGCGGGCAGCGGTGCCCAGCGAGACCGTGCTGTTCTGCGACGCCAATGCCAGCTGGGGCACAGCGGAGACAAGGCGTTTCCTGATGGCGACGCGCAATCTCGACTACACACTGGAGCAGCCTTGCGCGAGTTATGAGGAAAACCTCGCCATCCGCCGCGCCACCGACCGGCCGCTGGTGCTTGACGAGACCATAGACGGCGCCGATGTGCTCATCCGCGCGATATCAGACGGTCTGGTCGACGGCATCACCATCAAGCTCGCGCGCGTCGGCGGCCTGACCAAGGCCAAGCTTTTGCGCGACATCGCGATTGCCAAAAACCTGAAGGTGACGATCGAAGACACCGGCGGCGCCCAGATCGACACGGCGGCCTATTCGGGCCTGCTCTTGTCGACGCCCGAGCATCTCAGGCAGCACACTGTCGACTTCCACAACTGGGTGACGGTGGCCAATGCAAGCGGCGAGTTTGCCATTTCAGGCGGCATGATGGCCCTGCCCGGCGGGCCGGGTCTCGGCCTCGACGTCGAGCCTGACCTGTTCGGCGAACCGCTGTTTTCCTGCAGCCTTTGAAGAGGCAGCCTTTGAAGAGATGGCTGGACGGACACGCCCCCGCACCCGTCCAGCCTGATGTCGGCGCTATCGTAGCGGAGCGCCGACGACCTCGATGTTGTGTTGGGCGCAGGTGTCGAAGAAACGCTGCGTCGTCTCAGGCGTACGCTCCGCCCGCGGCGGCAGGCTGTCGGTCGGCGCCGGCATGCTCATCTGGCGAACCATCTGCTCGAACTCGGCACCCTGGGTGACGATCAGGCATGTTGCGGCGTCAGTCGATTCGATTCTGAAATTGTGCGGCAGCCCCTTGGGGGCCATCACCGTCTGGCCGACATGGACAGGGAAATCCTTGCCGTCGACGAAAAACTGCATCGTGCCTTCGAGCATGTGAATGACTTCGTCGCCGCTGAGCGTGATGTGCAGCGGCGTCGTTTCGCCCTGCGGCATGCGGCATTCGATGACGCTGATCTGGTCGTCGCCGGCGCTCGCCGGCACGCGGATGGTCATCAGGTTGTCGCCGAACCACAAGATCTGGTTGGCGTTTTCAGCCCTGGTCTGAGCGCTCACAGATTATTCTCCCCGCACCCCGGCGAAATCAGCCGGCCAGATCGGGAATTATCGACGCGATGTAACCGTTTGAGGTTGGCAGCCGCCGCTCATGTTTCAGATCAATGAAACAATTCGCGCGTAAGTCGAAATATATTCGCACTTCCTAAACCTGAAAGCGAAAGTCGTATTGGCTCCGCGGGCGGTCTGCAGCGCCAACAAAAGCGGCCGCGAAGCGCTTGCTTTGCGGCCGCTTTAGGCGACTTCGGGTTGCGGCCGAGGCT
The nucleotide sequence above comes from Aminobacter aminovorans. Encoded proteins:
- a CDS encoding HPP family protein, whose translation is MRRHIRTLTARHEPKGQMISHVKSGSGAIVGLAAVGGLASVTGLPMLIAPLGATAVLLFGQPASPLAQPINIFAGYFIATLVGVAAAMAFPGLWEVSAVAVGVSIALMLMFRVTHPPAGAIPLVATATPYQGSTLFIVVLLSCISLLLLALVHHWIPPRAQYPRRVD
- a CDS encoding fumarylacetoacetate hydrolase family protein; the encoded protein is MKLATLKNGSRDGKLVIVSRDLTRYTDASFLAPNLQAALDDWRRISPHLAALAGSLEIGAVPSSRFHEHDAHSPLPRAYQRLGGGDAFAGPRDPIELPGKIRDASIEAAVAVIVGDVAMAASEEAAKDAVALIVLSTDTILDGGQAGTSALSPVAVTPDELGDGWDGAMHLPLIAGARNVTSVWTSFPKLIAEAAATRALGTGAIVRGAVETLSVSLGDTLRVEMKDKAGHSIFGAIERQVGRFESA
- the aztD gene encoding zinc metallochaperone AztD; its protein translation is MKHLLATTSALAVLLGVAAAPALAEEQTAWRLFVSDHAAPVIHALDMDTGKTIETFNVKAPTSLYRSDSGRSIFAVQGKGDVISVLSSGISFGDHGDHGDIKVEAPRLLDVAFEGKKPSHFVDHDGDIALFFDGEGKARVTREADILDGKPAIREVATDAPHHGVAVALGDDVLISEPNTDKPDELPVGIRVVDRAGATVGAVHACPDLHGEASSGNLVAIACAAGLLITSGDGKIELLPYDKALPEGKSTTLVGGRGLQYFLGNYGPSAVVLIDPKSEQAFRLIDLPTRRVHFTVDPVRAKFAYVFTEDGQLHRIDVVGGKIDASLKLTEPYSMDGHWSDPRPRIAVAGSRIVVSDPLKSVLHVVDADSFKKGDDIALEGKPFNLVAVGGSGETH
- a CDS encoding TIGR01244 family sulfur transferase — protein: MEYRQITDDYSVSGQITPDEVAAIKAAGFKSVICNRPDDEQPGQPSADSVKAAVEAAGLAFRYIPVISGAMTGDNVADMADALDELDGPVFAYCRSGTRCTNLYMAIQQSKG
- a CDS encoding MBL fold metallo-hydrolase: MSGRLVLLGTKGGPAIRPGGPWPTSTLLQLGGRTIVIDCGLGVTRGVTDAGLSLKALDLVFITHLHSDHVLELGPLLHTAWTAGLATPVRLFGPAGLNRYWQSFVQALEFDIEIRIVDEGRPDLREMVEVVEFGEGEVMRDGDLSVRALRVDHPPVTECFALRFEHQGTSIVFSADTAYFPPLAEFARGADILLHEAMLEEGVERLVARTGNGARLREHLMASHSLAGEAGTIAARAGVGRLVLNHLIPADDPDIGEADWVEAVRKTWNGPLTIGRDGLVVTDKGEDAP
- the tdh gene encoding L-threonine 3-dehydrogenase — its product is MSNMMRALVKAKAEPGIWMEEVPVPEVGPNDVLIKVRKSAICGTDVHIYNWDQWAQKTVPVPMVTGHEFVGTVADFGAGVNDYKVGQRVSGEGHIVCGHCRNCRAGRGHLCRNTLGVGVNRPGSFAEYVAIPQHNVVPIPDDVSDEIAAIFDPLGNAVHTALSFDLVGEDVLVTGAGPIGIMGALVAQCVGARKVVITDINPTRLALARKMGIHHVVDASREKLRDVMREEGMTEGFDIGLEMSGSAVAFRDMIDTMNNGGKIAILGIAPTGFEIDWNKVIFKMLHLKGIYGREMFETWYKMIALVQGPLDVSGLITHRIGIDDYQAGFDAMRSGNSGKVVMDW
- a CDS encoding cupin domain-containing protein — translated: MTMHAKTDSDGELLWFAGSLATIKLSGQAGADTISVIEHLMPYGSSPPLHIHVNEDEVFHILEGVMRFNVGGKELYGRAGQIMMAPKGVPHSYRVESAEGARCLTVTTRGDFERLVREIGVPTDKAEFPPQLAPTPEAIKALTEACARNGIDIIGAPLS
- a CDS encoding DinB family protein; this translates as MELTSHFSRMARNNLWSNDRIYRAVLALQPGELEAERTSFFPSLRETLNHILEVDLFYLDMIEEGGEGQKLFDRFVAFDTAQSLAAAQAEFDRRLVACCDGLSAADLDRRVLSDRGEAGQIPERIGDLLAHLFIHQIHHRGQVHAMLSGTSVAPPQLDEFFLDYDLRFRGEEVERLGI
- a CDS encoding glycine C-acetyltransferase, with the translated sequence MTSAFLSHLQTELSGLRSAGLYKSERVITSTQGAEIEVGGEKVLNFCANNYLGLADSHELRDAAKTALDRYGYGMASVRFICGTQEEHKQLEARLSGFLGMEDTILYSSCFDANAGLFETLLGEEDAIISDALNHASIIDGVRLSKARRFRYANNDMAALEEELRKAEGSRFKLIATDGVFSMDGIIANLRGICDLADKYGAMVMVDDSHAVGFVGRNGRGTPEHCGVEGRVDIITGTLGKALGGASGGYTSARREVVDWLRQRSRPYLFSNTLAPAIAGASIKVLDMIAGGGALREKLDANARHFRSGMGKLGFTLAGADHPIIPVMLGDATVAQEMAARMLKRGIYVIGFSFPVVPKGQARIRTQMSAAHSTADIDRAITAFGEVGRELGVVS
- the zigA gene encoding zinc metallochaperone GTPase ZigA translates to MPVPNKPARLPVTVLSGFLGAGKTTLLNHILNNRVGLRVAVIVNDMSEVNIDAALVRDGGADLSRTDEQLVEMTNGCICCTLRDDLLKEVRALAGQNRFDYLLIESTGISEPLPVASTFQFRDENGQSLSDVARLDTMVTVVDAANLLKDYASSDFLRDRGEQAGPGDDRALVDLLVEQIEFADVVVLNKASSASAADRDAARKIVFALNPDARLVETDFGRVPTDTVLGTGLFDFDKAEQHPLWFKELNGFGNHIPETEEYGIRSFVYRERRPFDPEKLHGFINRQWPGVIRAKGFFWLATRSEFVGEISQAGALVRTGKRGLWWSAVPRGQWPDHPEWHEAMKPYLDPVWGDRRQEIVFIGCHPMNEVRIRAELDDCLVQASSFTPGKWRDLTDPFPSWQRPAA
- a CDS encoding type II toxin-antitoxin system Phd/YefM family antitoxin gives rise to the protein MNVSIAEAKAKFSELIKRAEAGEEIIVTRHGKAVATIAAPPKADTTRASPIGAMKGIWIWDDFDELGPEWDDYIK
- a CDS encoding mandelate racemase/muconate lactonizing enzyme family protein; amino-acid sequence: MADASISGIRIYRQWQPFRDGTYRCSGGRSAEGFDSTIVEVTSRDGARGYGEMAPLGSFYDPAFAAGAREAMKELAPQLLGCAASGIEALNRRMELLLKGHPYAKSAIDMALWDLAGKRAGLSLAALSGGAEGERLALYRSIAQQAPDAMAVRATKYIAEGYRRLQVKVGLDVNEDIARLEAVRAAVPSETVLFCDANASWGTAETRRFLMATRNLDYTLEQPCASYEENLAIRRATDRPLVLDETIDGADVLIRAISDGLVDGITIKLARVGGLTKAKLLRDIAIAKNLKVTIEDTGGAQIDTAAYSGLLLSTPEHLRQHTVDFHNWVTVANASGEFAISGGMMALPGGPGLGLDVEPDLFGEPLFSCSL
- a CDS encoding cupin domain-containing protein, which produces MSAQTRAENANQILWFGDNLMTIRVPASAGDDQISVIECRMPQGETTPLHITLSGDEVIHMLEGTMQFFVDGKDFPVHVGQTVMAPKGLPHNFRIESTDAATCLIVTQGAEFEQMVRQMSMPAPTDSLPPRAERTPETTQRFFDTCAQHNIEVVGAPLR